The DNA window CCCAGCATCACCAAATATCTCCACCAGCAGGTCCGAAAATCCATTTACCACCTTCGGCGAATCCGCAAATCCCTCCGGTGCGTTGACATACCCATTCACGCTCACCGCGCTCTTCACCGCATCCAGAGACCCAAGGTGTCTCTTCAACACCGCGAGCTGCGTCAACCCGCAAAGTCTGGCCGCCCGATACCCCGCATCAACATCCGAAACCTGCCCCGTCACAACTCCGTGTTCATCCGATGAAATCACTCCCGCCAGGTAAACCAGCGTTCCTACCGTCTTCGCAGAGAGATAATTTCCGCCAGGAGCGGGCAGTTCCGGCAGTACGATACCCGCTGCGGCCAGCCTTGTCTCTGCGCTTGACGTCTCTTCCAGGCTCTTAATCTGTGTCATAGCCCCGTACTCTATCACGCTCAAATTGGAAACATCGTAGGTGCTTGGGCATCATCCGCGATACGCTGCTTTCATGCTTCGGCGGGTCTCCCTTATCCTCGCTCTCTCTCTTGCTCTGCAAATAGCCGGACAGCAGGCCAGACGGCCTGCACCGGCAACGCATCGTCACTCCCCGTCCGACCTTGAAGTCATCACACTCGACCCCACCGGTCGTCAGAAGCCAAGCATCTTCCTCTCCCGCGCCTATCTCTCGAGCCTCCCTCAGACCACGACCAGGATCCACGCGGACGAAGATTTTCCGGAACTCCCCACCTCTGGCACACGCATCAGCGGAGTCGATCTCGAAACCCTCATTCACGCCATCGATCCCTCGAACCCCAATCTTGCCGCGGTCGCCATCTGCCGTGATGAATATATCTCCCCGTTTCCGTCTCAAACCATCGGACAACATCACCCGATCCTCGCCCTCACGATGGACGACCTCTCCCCCCACGCCTGGGCCGTCAAACACCACACCTACGATCCCAGCCCTTACTTCGTCACGTACCAGAACTTTGTTCCGGCCTTTCACATCCTGGCTCACCAGGACCGCGCGCAACACCCTGCCGAGATCGTTGGCCTAAAGCTCCTCCCTACCTCCTTGCTCGTTGCCGCCATCACTCCACCCGGTGCAGATCAGCTTCCTCCCGGCTCGCCCATCCTCGACGGATTCCAAATCGCCCAACAGAATTGCTTCCGCTGTCACAACTCCGGTGAGACCGGCGGCAAGAAGGCCCATCGCACTTGGCAGCAACTCGGCGAAGTCGCGAAGTCGCGACCGGAGTTCTTCGCCGACTGGGTCCACAATCCCCAATCCATTGATCCGAAATCAAAGATGCCGCCCAATCTGAAGTATGATCAAGCCACACTCAAAGCCCTGACTCGTTACTTTCAGACCTTCGCTCCGTAGAGATTTCCAAGAGCGCGCCCCGAAAAGTAACCAGCTCTCAAGGAGATCGATGGCGGTCCGTCTCTCGAAGTGCATCCTCGTCCTTGGTGTCGCCTTCTTCTGTTCGCTCGTCGTCTTCAACAACCTTACCGACTACGACTCGAACTTCCAGTTCGTCCGCCACGTCCTCCAGATGGACACTACCTTCCCCGGCAATCGTGGCATGTGGCGAGCCATCAACTCCCCCGCCTTTCATCACGTCGCCTACGACTTCGTGATCTTATGGGAGTCCATCACCGCCGCCATCGCATGGTTGGGAGGCATCATTCTGCTCCGCGCCGTGAAGCGACCCGCCGCTACCTTCAACGCCGCAAAGTCCCCCGCGGTCGCGGCCCTTACCCTCGGCATGGTCCTCTGGTTCGTCGGCTTCATCGCCGTCGGCGGCGAGTGGTACCTCATGTGGCAATCCAAAGTATGGAACGGCCAAGACCCAGCCTTTCGCCTCGTTGTAATCCTCGGCGTCACCCTTCTCTACGTCACCTCTCCGGATCAAGACCATGCCTGAAACAACACCTCCCCTCGCTGCCATGAGCGCGTTCCTCCGCTCCGGAGAGTTCGACCCCGTGACCGTGATGGTCGAAGCCCAGAAGAACGCCGACGTCCGCCCCGGCAACGGCAACACCTACCTCCAGCGCGACTCCTCCCTCGCGATCCGCGAGGCGCTCGCCCTGCCTGCAAAGTTCCCCGATGAAGCCTCGCGCCTTCCGCTCTACGGCATCCCCGTCTCGCTCAAAGACTGCTTCGACCTCACCGGCACCGTCACCACCTGCGGTTCAAAGTTCTACGCCGCCCAGAACCCTCCCGCCACCGCCAACTCCTGGATCGCCGACCGCCTCCTGGCCGCAGGTGCCCTCATCACCGGCAAGACCCACCTTCACCCTCTCGCCTACGGCATCACCGGTGAAAACCCCGAGTACGGCGACTGCCTCCAGCCCCGCGACACCACGCTCCTCACCGGCGGCTCATCATCCGGCGCCGTAGCCAGCATCCAGGAAGGCTCCGCCCTCTTCGCCATCGGCACGGACACCGGTGGCTCCGTCCGTGTGCCCGCCGCTTTGGGCGGCCTCGCAGGATACCGTGCCTCCCTTGGCCTCTTCCCCGAAGAAGTCTGCTGGCGCGGCGGAGCCCACCTCGCACCTTCCTTCGACACCCTCGGCCTCCTCTTCCGCGATCTCCGCGACGCCCCCGCCTTCGGCCACACCGTCTTCGGCATCGAGCCAGTCCCCGCACCCTTCGCCCCCCGCATCGGCATCCCCGACGAAGCCTTCCTCCACGACTGCGACCCCGATGTCCTCGCCGCCTACAATGCCTGGCAGCACCGTCTCCGGCAGTACGGCGCGACGCTCGCCACCTTCGACACAGCAGCCTGGGCCGACTGCAAAGAGATCTTCACCTCCATCCAGGCCAGCGAAGCCGCCGCCATCCATCGCGGCCACTTCGCTGAGTTCGAGGCATCCATCGCCGAGCGCCTCGCCTGGGGCGAATCCATCACCCCCGACCAACTCGCCGCCCTCCACGTCCGCCTCGAAGCCTTCCGCGCCACCATCGCCGAACTCTTCACCCGCTTCGACTTCCTCATGCTCCCCTGCGCTCCCGTCAGCCGCCTCGTCGTCGGCGAAGACCAGAGCGGGGCCCGCGCCCGCATCCTCCGCTACACGTGCCCCATCAGCATGGCCGGCCTGCCGACGGTCACCCTCCCCGGGGAAGTCCTCGCGACCAAACCCGACGAACACTTCGGCACCGGCATGCAACTCTGCGCCCCGCGCCTCAAAGATGCCCAACTACTCGCCCTGGCTGCCTCGTTGTAGCCGTTCACTCGGACAACTTGCCCAGTAACGCCAGAAGTCCAACCCGCAATCTCTCCGTCGCAGCCATCCGCCACCATAAATCCGGACAATGCTGAGGATCGATCAGCGACCGGCATACCTCCAGATTCGGATGCCACTCGAATAAATCCTTCGCAAGCCTTCTCTTCGCGGACGTCAACTCAGCAGGGGTGCGAGCAGACAGGCGCGTTGCAGAACTGCCATAGCCGGCCACTGTAGCAAAGTAATCATCCAGCTCCGGGATCAAGTCTCCATCTGGCAATCCAACTCGATCGGCCAGCCAGCGGCAGTCGTTGTAAGGAAAAGGTCCACCGAGAGCATCGCGATAAATCGCTTCGAACTCTTCCGCAAGATTCAAACAATCCACCATTTGTTCGGGACGGCGTGAAATCCGTCACCCACCATATTTTCACGCTTACCGCACCACTGCTATGCTGCAATCACACCGAAAAACACTTCAGGAGACCCCACCCAAGATGCGGAAGGTTCCATCCTCACTCATCCTGCTCTGCACCGGAGTTCTCCTCCTCCTCACGTCCTGCAAGAAACCAGCCCCCGCCAACGGTCTCTTCCCCGTCACTCTCCAGACCGACTGGTACCCGCAGCCCGAGCACGGCGGCTTCTACACCGCGCTCCTCAAGGGCTATTACAAGCAGGAAGGCCTCGACGTCACCATCAATCCCGGTGGCCCCGCCGTCTTCGGCGATCAACTCGTAGCCAGCGGCAACGCCACCTTTGGCATGAGTTCCTCCGACAAGGTGCTGGTGTCTGTCTCCAAAGGCCTGCCCCTGGTCGCTGTCGCCGCCACCATGCAGCGCGACCCGCAGTGCGTCATGGTCCACGCCGAATCACCCGTCCAGACCTTCGCCGACCTCAACGGCCACTCCATCGCCGTCCAACCCGGCTCCATCTGGTTCCAGTATCTCGTCAAGAAGTACCACCTCGACAACGCCCGCGAGATCCCCGCCACGCTCTCCGTCGCCAACTTCCTCTCCGACCCGAACTACATCCAGCAGTGCTTCGTCACCTCCGAGCCGTACTTCGCCGAAAAGGCCGGTGCCAAAGTCCGCACCCTCCTCATCGGCGACTCCGGCTACGAACCTTACCGCGTCTACGAGACCTCCGAGAGCTTCCTCCACGACCATCCCGACATCGTCGCAAAGTTCGTCCGAGCCTCCACCCGCGGCTGGCGTGACTACCTCGCCGACCCCACCCTGGCCAACGCCGAGATATCCAAGCTCAACCCCGCCATGAGCCCCGGCCAGATGGCCTTCAGCTACCAGGCGCTCAAAGACCAGCACTTCCTGACGGGCGACGGCCCCAGCGATCCTAAGCTGGTCTCCGGCGACATGCTCGGCAAGTTCAC is part of the Granulicella aggregans genome and encodes:
- a CDS encoding RidA family protein, which translates into the protein MTQIKSLEETSSAETRLAAAGIVLPELPAPGGNYLSAKTVGTLVYLAGVISSDEHGVVTGQVSDVDAGYRAARLCGLTQLAVLKRHLGSLDAVKSAVSVNGYVNAPEGFADSPKVVNGFSDLLVEIFGDAGRHVRAAVGVSALPRNAMVEVQMVVEIF
- a CDS encoding c-type cytochrome → MLGHHPRYAAFMLRRVSLILALSLALQIAGQQARRPAPATHRHSPSDLEVITLDPTGRQKPSIFLSRAYLSSLPQTTTRIHADEDFPELPTSGTRISGVDLETLIHAIDPSNPNLAAVAICRDEYISPFPSQTIGQHHPILALTMDDLSPHAWAVKHHTYDPSPYFVTYQNFVPAFHILAHQDRAQHPAEIVGLKLLPTSLLVAAITPPGADQLPPGSPILDGFQIAQQNCFRCHNSGETGGKKAHRTWQQLGEVAKSRPEFFADWVHNPQSIDPKSKMPPNLKYDQATLKALTRYFQTFAP
- a CDS encoding DUF2165 family protein, with protein sequence MAVRLSKCILVLGVAFFCSLVVFNNLTDYDSNFQFVRHVLQMDTTFPGNRGMWRAINSPAFHHVAYDFVILWESITAAIAWLGGIILLRAVKRPAATFNAAKSPAVAALTLGMVLWFVGFIAVGGEWYLMWQSKVWNGQDPAFRLVVILGVTLLYVTSPDQDHA
- a CDS encoding amidase — protein: MPETTPPLAAMSAFLRSGEFDPVTVMVEAQKNADVRPGNGNTYLQRDSSLAIREALALPAKFPDEASRLPLYGIPVSLKDCFDLTGTVTTCGSKFYAAQNPPATANSWIADRLLAAGALITGKTHLHPLAYGITGENPEYGDCLQPRDTTLLTGGSSSGAVASIQEGSALFAIGTDTGGSVRVPAALGGLAGYRASLGLFPEEVCWRGGAHLAPSFDTLGLLFRDLRDAPAFGHTVFGIEPVPAPFAPRIGIPDEAFLHDCDPDVLAAYNAWQHRLRQYGATLATFDTAAWADCKEIFTSIQASEAAAIHRGHFAEFEASIAERLAWGESITPDQLAALHVRLEAFRATIAELFTRFDFLMLPCAPVSRLVVGEDQSGARARILRYTCPISMAGLPTVTLPGEVLATKPDEHFGTGMQLCAPRLKDAQLLALAASL
- a CDS encoding ABC transporter substrate-binding protein, yielding MRKVPSSLILLCTGVLLLLTSCKKPAPANGLFPVTLQTDWYPQPEHGGFYTALLKGYYKQEGLDVTINPGGPAVFGDQLVASGNATFGMSSSDKVLVSVSKGLPLVAVAATMQRDPQCVMVHAESPVQTFADLNGHSIAVQPGSIWFQYLVKKYHLDNAREIPATLSVANFLSDPNYIQQCFVTSEPYFAEKAGAKVRTLLIGDSGYEPYRVYETSESFLHDHPDIVAKFVRASTRGWRDYLADPTLANAEISKLNPAMSPGQMAFSYQALKDQHFLTGDGPSDPKLVSGDMLGKFTTQRWATLYSQLVDLKVITAPIEPAKAYTLQFLPQ